In Vibrio japonicus, one DNA window encodes the following:
- the bioA gene encoding adenosylmethionine--8-amino-7-oxononanoate transaminase, whose translation MDLAFDRRHIWHPYTSTLTPLTCYPVVSAEGVFIELENGEKLVDGMSSWWSAIHGYNHPHLNNAAHNQIDKMSHIMFGGITHAPAINLCKKLLNLAPDNLEHVFLADSGSVAVEVSLKMALQYWHAKGETRPKFLTLRDGYHGDTFAAMSVTDPDNSMHSLYKGFLPEHIFAQSPTSGYWHEWNPQDLDDFRHKIEAHHNEIAAVILEPIVQGAGGMRIYHPNFLKGVRELCDEYGLLLILDEIATGFGRTGKMFACEHAEIQPDILCVGKALTGGYMTLSATLASKEVADTVCGGEAGCFMHGPTFMGNPLACAVATASMELLEANDWKEQTRQIEAAFSELLPKLKNHELVADVRWLGAIGVVESTKSVNMEKIQAHFVEHGVWIRPFGKLIYMMPPFISQREHIENLIGAVENALEIPECFA comes from the coding sequence ATGGATCTCGCGTTCGACCGTCGTCATATCTGGCATCCCTACACGTCAACCCTCACACCTCTGACCTGCTACCCTGTTGTATCCGCCGAAGGCGTTTTCATTGAACTAGAAAATGGTGAAAAGTTAGTGGATGGTATGTCTTCGTGGTGGTCTGCGATTCACGGATACAACCACCCGCACCTCAATAACGCCGCTCATAACCAAATAGATAAAATGTCACACATCATGTTTGGGGGGATCACACATGCTCCTGCCATCAACCTGTGTAAAAAGCTGCTTAACCTCGCTCCAGATAACTTAGAGCATGTGTTTCTTGCCGATTCGGGTTCGGTGGCCGTAGAAGTGAGCTTAAAGATGGCGTTGCAATATTGGCATGCTAAAGGCGAAACGCGCCCTAAGTTTCTGACGTTAAGAGATGGCTACCATGGTGATACTTTCGCAGCGATGTCAGTCACTGACCCAGATAACTCCATGCATTCACTGTATAAAGGCTTTTTGCCAGAGCATATCTTTGCTCAGTCCCCCACAAGCGGATACTGGCACGAGTGGAACCCTCAGGATTTAGATGATTTCAGGCACAAAATCGAAGCTCATCACAACGAGATAGCCGCAGTGATTCTAGAGCCTATCGTGCAAGGTGCGGGAGGCATGCGTATCTATCACCCGAATTTCCTCAAAGGCGTTAGAGAGCTATGCGACGAATATGGCTTGCTCTTAATTCTGGATGAGATTGCCACGGGCTTTGGACGCACAGGAAAGATGTTTGCGTGCGAACATGCCGAAATTCAACCTGATATCCTATGTGTCGGCAAAGCACTCACGGGTGGCTATATGACGCTGTCCGCCACATTAGCCTCAAAAGAAGTTGCTGATACCGTTTGTGGTGGGGAAGCAGGATGTTTTATGCACGGCCCGACCTTTATGGGCAATCCCCTCGCGTGTGCCGTCGCAACAGCGAGTATGGAATTGTTAGAAGCGAACGATTGGAAAGAGCAAACCCGTCAGATAGAAGCCGCATTTTCCGAATTGTTACCCAAACTCAAAAATCATGAGCTTGTTGCAGATGTAAGGTGGTTAGGGGCAATTGGTGTTGTGGAGTCAACCAAGTCAGTCAATATGGAGAAAATCCAAGCGCATTTCGTTGAACATGGCGTGTGGATAAGGCCATTTGGTAAACTCATCTATATGATGCCACCGTTTATTAGTCAACGAGAGCATATAGAAAATCTTATTGGAGCAGTGGAAAACGCGTTAGAAATACCCGAATGTTTCGCCTGA
- a CDS encoding DUF2057 domain-containing protein — MKKISILLASLVSFYLSAAELTPAKGVSILYINGQEAESKLGTNPIADGYNQIVIRMDKEVGRGSGGNVFTSKPYVLDLEVSGEIIQVVHPVARSKKEAEIAFEDGQPQWDIRQDGKPLQYKQEELQGKSGLFPYAGMAALLEKHNSQRGVYFNNGQLIDKPVEAKMISGTVVDPAVDTTQAMSPTKVMQSSNAEQLKAWYLKSSVEERKEFRRWMIDQE, encoded by the coding sequence GTGAAGAAGATTTCAATACTCCTTGCCTCTTTGGTTTCATTTTATTTATCCGCAGCTGAGTTAACGCCAGCTAAGGGTGTCTCTATTCTTTATATTAATGGCCAAGAAGCCGAATCAAAACTGGGTACAAACCCTATAGCAGACGGTTACAACCAAATTGTTATTCGTATGGATAAAGAGGTGGGTCGAGGTAGTGGTGGTAACGTATTTACATCAAAACCGTATGTTCTGGATCTAGAAGTATCAGGTGAGATAATTCAAGTGGTTCACCCAGTCGCGAGAAGTAAGAAAGAAGCTGAAATTGCATTTGAAGATGGGCAACCACAATGGGACATTAGACAAGATGGCAAGCCGCTGCAATATAAGCAGGAAGAGCTTCAGGGGAAGTCTGGACTGTTTCCATATGCGGGGATGGCCGCTTTGCTAGAAAAGCATAACAGCCAAAGGGGCGTCTATTTTAATAATGGGCAACTCATTGATAAACCAGTTGAAGCGAAAATGATTTCGGGAACAGTGGTGGATCCTGCCGTTGATACAACTCAAGCAATGTCACCAACGAAAGTGATGCAATCAAGCAATGCCGAGCAGCTTAAAGCGTGGTACCTCAAATCTTCTGTTGAAGAGCGTAAAGAGTTTCGTCGCTGGATGATTGATCAAGAGTAA
- a CDS encoding porin, whose product MKKTLVALSVLAAASAQAGIEVYNQDSVSVNLHGDIEVTYQNSKSSKSMTQQIEDADFGFDVRYAINDQVSFGGYWEFDGSQSNNSEATKNGDTYVALYTKDFGDIKVGRLCTAIDDAGIGNDYQFGLNSFFDGLDLACADEGLRYDYDNGTVYATVGYIQNKLVKGGNTATPGLGSKADDEAYIDGKLGVRAAGFDFTLFAADTEVVDQKNQVEKEYTLLGLEARFSGVENLNLSAAYYTLEEKTSGVSSDVDTMALAADYTVGAWVFGTGYSVSEEDKSNWEEDVVFVNAGYALAPSTTAYVELAKVDSDDVLFNEDLAVVGVKASF is encoded by the coding sequence ATGAAAAAGACTCTAGTAGCTCTTTCAGTACTTGCAGCAGCATCAGCTCAAGCTGGTATCGAAGTTTACAATCAAGATAGCGTTTCAGTTAACCTACACGGTGACATCGAAGTTACTTACCAAAACTCAAAATCCTCAAAATCAATGACTCAACAAATCGAAGACGCTGATTTCGGTTTTGACGTTCGTTACGCAATCAACGATCAAGTGTCTTTCGGTGGTTACTGGGAATTTGATGGTTCTCAATCAAACAACTCTGAAGCTACTAAAAACGGTGATACTTACGTAGCGCTATATACTAAAGACTTTGGTGACATTAAAGTGGGTCGTCTATGTACTGCTATCGATGATGCAGGTATCGGTAACGACTACCAGTTTGGTCTAAACTCGTTCTTTGACGGTCTTGACCTAGCTTGTGCTGACGAAGGTCTTCGTTACGATTACGATAACGGTACTGTTTACGCGACTGTTGGTTACATTCAAAACAAACTTGTAAAAGGCGGCAATACTGCTACTCCAGGTCTAGGTAGCAAAGCAGATGATGAGGCTTACATCGATGGTAAACTAGGTGTTCGCGCTGCAGGCTTTGATTTCACATTGTTTGCTGCAGATACAGAAGTTGTTGATCAGAAGAATCAGGTAGAGAAAGAGTACACTCTACTTGGTCTAGAAGCGCGTTTTTCAGGTGTTGAAAACCTAAACCTATCTGCGGCTTACTACACGCTCGAGGAAAAAACTTCAGGTGTAAGCAGCGATGTTGATACTATGGCTCTTGCTGCTGACTACACCGTGGGAGCATGGGTATTCGGTACTGGTTACTCTGTTTCTGAAGAAGACAAGTCTAATTGGGAAGAAGACGTAGTGTTTGTAAACGCGGGTTACGCGCTAGCACCTAGCACAACTGCTTATGTAGAACTTGCTAAAGTAGATAGTGACGACGTACTATTCAATGAAGACCTAGCCGTTGTTGGTGTTAAAGCAAGCTTCTAA
- the dinG gene encoding ATP-dependent DNA helicase DinG, with protein sequence MTASKIQSSIRSSYQNLQSNLDNFVPRRAQNYLVAEIAKTLCGDYHKSTRMLVAEAGTGIGKSLSYLMAAIPVALFNNRKVVISTATVALQEQLVNKDLPLYRRITDREFSIILAKGRQRYCCSEKLASASNADNGQLAMFETKPKKKDIEQLELMYKKLAERKWDGDRDSWPKPIADEIWQMIVSDKHSCNGSMPAHRDCPFQKARSEMDKADVIIANHSLVMADADLGGGVILPEPENTIYVFDEAHHLPQVARDHSSASASLKGAASWLERLNQSVTKFANLADEKRVNRFRNELQDSVQQLIPTLTQLATRFDPAHFEDNIYRFENGELPSWLEEESKELKKLSQKGAQAVAKIADLISERVKDGELANRLAEPALAELGFYIQRMDNLAQVWNLMAEPLREKGAPLARWLEVDPERESDFVVNVSPLEVGWQLDQQIWSRCIGAVLVSATIRALNSFSFFCRQAGISEKADDGVRFLALASPFDYQNQAELVVPKMKYEPQAPQYTDYLTDILPNLIEDKKANLVLFSSYWQMNQVADALSTHFVKRGWSLQVQGKESRSEILKKHKTLVQCQKTSILFGTGSFSEGLDLPGELLENLIITKIPFGVPTSPVERAHAEYIESKGGNPFMQIAVPEASKKLIQSVGRLLRKERDSGKVFILDRRIVSKRYGKALLDSLPPFKRVIEY encoded by the coding sequence ATGACAGCCAGCAAAATTCAGAGTTCTATCCGCTCAAGTTACCAAAACCTACAATCTAATCTGGATAACTTTGTTCCTCGTCGAGCGCAAAACTATCTCGTTGCTGAAATTGCGAAAACACTCTGTGGCGATTATCACAAGTCCACGCGTATGCTGGTCGCTGAAGCAGGAACAGGGATAGGTAAATCACTCTCCTATTTAATGGCTGCCATTCCTGTTGCTCTCTTCAATAATCGTAAAGTGGTCATTTCAACTGCGACAGTGGCACTGCAAGAACAGCTCGTGAACAAAGATTTGCCTCTATATAGACGCATTACTGACCGAGAGTTTTCCATCATTCTTGCAAAAGGCCGTCAACGCTATTGTTGCAGCGAAAAGCTTGCTTCTGCTTCAAACGCAGATAATGGGCAACTAGCGATGTTCGAAACTAAGCCGAAAAAGAAAGATATCGAACAGCTGGAATTAATGTATAAGAAATTGGCAGAGCGTAAATGGGATGGCGATCGGGACTCATGGCCAAAACCGATTGCGGATGAAATCTGGCAGATGATAGTGAGCGATAAACACAGCTGTAACGGAAGTATGCCAGCTCACAGAGACTGTCCTTTTCAAAAGGCGCGCTCAGAGATGGATAAAGCAGATGTCATTATTGCAAACCATAGCCTCGTCATGGCGGATGCCGATTTAGGCGGAGGGGTTATCCTTCCTGAACCCGAGAACACTATTTATGTTTTCGACGAAGCCCATCACCTACCTCAAGTCGCCCGCGACCACTCTTCAGCAAGTGCGAGCTTAAAAGGTGCGGCGAGTTGGTTGGAACGACTCAATCAATCTGTGACTAAGTTCGCCAACCTTGCAGACGAAAAACGCGTTAATAGGTTTAGAAACGAGCTGCAAGATTCTGTTCAACAACTGATACCAACGCTTACCCAACTCGCGACCCGTTTTGATCCCGCCCACTTTGAGGACAACATTTATCGATTCGAAAATGGTGAATTACCAAGTTGGTTGGAAGAAGAGTCCAAAGAACTGAAAAAACTGTCGCAGAAAGGTGCTCAGGCGGTCGCGAAAATTGCCGATTTAATTTCAGAACGAGTAAAAGATGGTGAATTAGCGAACCGATTGGCAGAGCCTGCACTGGCTGAGCTTGGCTTTTATATCCAAAGAATGGATAACCTCGCGCAAGTTTGGAATTTGATGGCTGAACCATTGAGAGAAAAAGGCGCACCGCTTGCAAGATGGCTAGAAGTTGACCCAGAGCGAGAAAGTGACTTCGTGGTTAATGTTTCCCCATTAGAAGTAGGCTGGCAGCTGGATCAGCAAATATGGAGCCGTTGCATTGGCGCTGTATTAGTTTCTGCCACCATCAGAGCACTGAATTCGTTTAGCTTTTTTTGTCGCCAAGCAGGTATTAGTGAAAAAGCAGACGATGGTGTGCGCTTTTTAGCTCTCGCCTCTCCGTTTGATTATCAGAATCAAGCGGAACTTGTGGTTCCCAAAATGAAATATGAACCTCAAGCTCCCCAATATACCGATTATCTGACTGATATATTGCCAAATCTAATCGAAGATAAAAAAGCGAACTTAGTGTTGTTTTCTTCCTATTGGCAAATGAATCAAGTCGCGGACGCGCTATCAACACATTTTGTAAAAAGAGGCTGGTCACTGCAAGTTCAAGGCAAAGAGTCACGCTCAGAAATTCTAAAAAAACATAAAACGCTGGTTCAATGTCAAAAAACAAGCATTCTATTCGGTACGGGAAGCTTTTCAGAAGGGTTAGACTTACCGGGCGAGCTCCTTGAAAACTTGATAATTACCAAGATTCCATTTGGTGTGCCGACGTCTCCCGTAGAGCGCGCTCACGCCGAGTACATAGAAAGCAAAGGTGGAAATCCATTTATGCAAATCGCGGTTCCAGAAGCGAGTAAAAAGCTCATCCAGTCAGTTGGCCGCTTGCTGCGAAAAGAGCGTGATTCTGGTAAAGTTTTTATCCTTGATCGCCGAATTGTTTCAAAACGATACGGTAAAGCACTGCTCGATTCACTACCTCCGTTTAAACGAGTCATCGAGTACTAA
- a CDS encoding primosomal replication protein has product MSRIKELSNTLEQLANQAAALDRKRGENHLPLFDERLFHGRSKLLVPCVKETQSTLESLIREEEAGILTTLRAEYLTERLFSQISAIQRELATTNIRKNEPKHKSYYQKPINELYQQMAQHQEWERRLKEMVREKELALEYAPPFQQQAAQQALIATEQRLKRCQESKLKIEKQITYRERNQ; this is encoded by the coding sequence ATGAGTCGTATTAAAGAGTTGTCTAACACACTGGAGCAGTTAGCGAATCAAGCCGCTGCTTTGGACAGAAAAAGGGGAGAAAATCATCTCCCCCTATTCGATGAACGTTTATTTCATGGAAGATCGAAATTGCTCGTTCCATGCGTAAAAGAAACACAGAGTACGCTGGAGAGCCTTATTCGAGAAGAAGAAGCAGGCATACTCACCACGCTTAGAGCAGAGTATTTAACTGAGCGATTGTTCTCACAAATCAGTGCTATCCAACGTGAACTGGCCACCACAAATATTCGCAAGAATGAGCCAAAGCATAAGAGTTATTACCAAAAACCGATCAACGAACTCTATCAACAAATGGCTCAACACCAAGAGTGGGAACGTCGACTGAAAGAGATGGTGAGAGAAAAAGAGCTCGCTTTGGAGTACGCCCCTCCATTTCAACAACAAGCGGCACAACAGGCTCTGATTGCGACAGAACAACGTTTAAAACGCTGCCAAGAATCGAAACTGAAAATCGAAAAACAAATCACGTACCGAGAGAGAAATCAGTAA
- the rsmS gene encoding pleiotropic regulatory protein RsmS, which yields MSSAQSELEHAPDEIKLAVDLIYLLESNDVDPHIALKAINIVKSDLERKLETS from the coding sequence ATGTCATCCGCTCAATCAGAACTTGAACACGCACCCGATGAAATCAAACTCGCGGTCGATCTTATCTATCTGTTAGAGAGTAACGACGTCGACCCTCACATAGCGCTTAAAGCAATCAATATTGTTAAGTCAGATTTAGAACGAAAACTGGAGACAAGCTAG
- a CDS encoding cupin domain-containing protein, translating into MYQLNFDMDQFLTEFWHKKPTIIKQGFNNFDDPISPDELAGLALEDDIDSRFISNKDGKWKAKHGPLPETLFENLPESHWQLVVQACNHWHLGAAELVEPFKQLPQWLFDDLMVCFSAPEGGVGPHIDQYDVFIVQGSGKRRWRVGDIDKGQYKESIQGGALRQIEGFDAIIDEVLLPGDILYIPPGFPHEGHTIEPSMSYSLGFRSPKEQELLSNFADYVLANDKGDVHLHNPSMQTQKNTGEILSTDVDLLTQMLKNALNSEKDISEFLGNMLSQSRHQLDVVEPEENISADELQVHLMQSGCIRKVSGLRALFHQQDATSLYVNGERFCTFSPDLTHLLCNQDELNSDDLNSQLNDAQLELLCTLVNKGYWYLD; encoded by the coding sequence ATGTATCAGCTCAATTTCGACATGGACCAGTTTTTGACGGAATTTTGGCATAAAAAGCCAACCATCATTAAGCAAGGCTTTAACAATTTTGATGATCCGATCAGCCCAGATGAACTGGCTGGTTTAGCGTTAGAGGACGATATTGACTCTCGATTTATCTCCAATAAAGACGGCAAATGGAAAGCGAAACACGGGCCGCTTCCTGAAACATTGTTTGAAAATTTGCCGGAGAGCCACTGGCAACTTGTTGTTCAAGCCTGTAACCACTGGCACCTAGGCGCTGCGGAGCTTGTTGAACCATTTAAACAACTGCCTCAATGGCTGTTCGATGATTTGATGGTCTGCTTCTCTGCGCCAGAGGGAGGCGTTGGCCCTCACATCGATCAATATGATGTATTCATTGTTCAAGGCAGTGGTAAGCGTCGATGGCGTGTTGGCGATATCGATAAAGGCCAATATAAAGAGTCTATCCAAGGCGGTGCTTTACGACAGATTGAAGGGTTTGATGCGATCATCGATGAGGTTTTGTTACCCGGAGATATCCTCTATATTCCTCCTGGTTTTCCACACGAAGGTCATACCATAGAGCCTAGCATGAGCTATTCTCTAGGTTTTCGCTCACCTAAAGAACAAGAGCTGTTAAGTAACTTTGCAGATTATGTGCTTGCGAATGATAAAGGGGATGTCCACCTGCACAATCCGAGCATGCAAACACAAAAGAATACTGGGGAAATCCTTTCTACCGATGTAGACCTTCTTACTCAGATGCTGAAAAACGCCCTTAACTCTGAAAAGGATATCTCTGAATTTCTCGGGAATATGCTCAGTCAATCTCGTCATCAACTTGATGTTGTTGAGCCAGAGGAAAATATTTCAGCAGACGAGTTGCAAGTCCACCTTATGCAGTCAGGTTGCATCAGAAAAGTGTCTGGCTTGCGAGCATTATTCCACCAGCAGGATGCCACAAGTTTATACGTTAACGGTGAACGTTTTTGCACCTTCTCACCCGACCTAACTCATTTATTGTGTAATCAGGATGAACTGAACTCAGATGACTTAAATAGCCAGCTGAATGATGCGCAATTAGAGTTACTTTGCACTCTGGTGAACAAAGGCTACTGGTACTTAGACTGA
- the xthA gene encoding exodeoxyribonuclease III has translation MKVISFNINGLRARLHQLQAVIDKHQPDVIGLQEIKVHDEAFPIEDVEAMGYKVYFHGQKAHYGVAMLCKKEPISIQKGFPTDNEEHQKRMIMATFEDDNGDKVTVLNGYFPQGDNISHETKFPYKRQFYKDLMGYLTEYHTNDEQLIVMGDINISPIDSDIGIGEPNRKRWLKTGKCSFQPEEREWLKTLMDWGFVDTFRQIHPNVNDRFSWFDYRSRGFDDNRGLRIDVILATPKLAEKCVESDIDYELRGIEKPSDHAPIWSTFQ, from the coding sequence ATGAAAGTCATTTCGTTCAATATCAATGGCCTGCGCGCTCGCTTACACCAATTGCAAGCCGTTATTGATAAACATCAGCCAGATGTTATCGGCCTTCAAGAGATCAAAGTCCACGATGAAGCTTTCCCAATCGAAGATGTAGAGGCGATGGGCTACAAGGTTTATTTCCACGGCCAAAAGGCGCATTACGGCGTTGCTATGCTGTGCAAGAAAGAGCCAATCTCTATCCAGAAAGGTTTCCCTACCGATAACGAAGAACATCAAAAACGTATGATCATGGCGACGTTTGAAGATGATAACGGCGACAAAGTCACGGTACTGAATGGTTACTTCCCACAAGGCGACAACATCAGCCACGAAACCAAGTTCCCATACAAGCGTCAGTTTTATAAAGACTTGATGGGCTACTTGACTGAGTACCACACGAACGATGAACAGCTGATCGTGATGGGTGATATCAACATCAGCCCAATTGATTCAGACATCGGTATCGGTGAACCAAACCGCAAGCGTTGGTTGAAGACGGGTAAATGTTCCTTCCAACCAGAAGAGCGTGAATGGCTAAAAACCTTAATGGATTGGGGCTTCGTGGATACTTTCCGCCAGATCCACCCTAACGTTAACGATCGTTTCTCGTGGTTTGATTACCGCTCACGCGGCTTTGATGACAACCGTGGTCTGCGTATTGATGTAATTTTAGCAACACCTAAACTTGCAGAAAAATGTGTTGAGTCTGACATCGACTACGAATTACGCGGTATTGAAAAGCCGTCTGACCACGCGCCTATCTGGTCAACGTTTCAGTAA
- the fabV gene encoding enoyl-ACP reductase FabV, giving the protein MIIKPRIRGFICTTTHPVGCEANVKEQIAYTKAQGPIKNAPKRVLVVGASSGYGLSSRIAAAFGGGASTIGVFFEKEGTEKKPGTAGFYNAAAFEKLAREEGLYAKSLNGDAFSNEAKQKTIDLIKEDLGQVDMVVYSLASPVRKMPETGELIRSSLKPIGETYTSTAVDTNKDVIIEASVEPATEEEIKDTVTVMGGEDWELWINALSEAGVLAEGCKTVAYSYIGTELTWPIYWDGALGKAKMDLDRASTALNDKLAATGGSANVAVLKSVVTQASSAIPVMPLYIAMVFKKMREEGVHEGCMEQIYRMFSERLYKEDGSAAEVDEKNRLRLDDWELREDIQQHCRDLWPQITSENLKELTDYVEYKEEFLKLFGFGVDGVDYEADVNPAVEADFIAI; this is encoded by the coding sequence ATGATCATCAAACCTAGAATTCGTGGATTTATCTGTACCACAACGCATCCAGTGGGTTGTGAAGCTAACGTAAAAGAACAAATTGCTTACACAAAAGCACAAGGCCCAATCAAAAACGCGCCTAAACGCGTTCTTGTTGTCGGTGCTTCAAGTGGCTACGGTCTATCTTCTCGTATCGCTGCGGCATTTGGTGGCGGCGCTTCAACTATCGGTGTGTTCTTCGAAAAAGAAGGCACTGAAAAGAAACCAGGTACTGCAGGTTTCTACAACGCAGCAGCATTCGAAAAGCTAGCGCGTGAAGAAGGTCTATACGCGAAAAGCCTAAATGGCGACGCTTTCTCAAACGAAGCGAAACAGAAAACAATCGATCTGATCAAAGAAGACTTAGGTCAGGTTGATATGGTGGTTTACTCACTGGCTTCTCCAGTACGTAAAATGCCAGAAACAGGTGAATTGATTCGTTCATCTCTAAAACCTATCGGTGAAACTTACACTTCGACAGCGGTTGATACCAATAAAGATGTGATCATCGAAGCAAGTGTTGAGCCAGCAACAGAAGAAGAGATCAAAGACACAGTTACCGTAATGGGCGGTGAAGACTGGGAACTTTGGATCAACGCACTTTCTGAAGCCGGTGTTCTTGCAGAAGGTTGTAAGACGGTTGCGTACAGCTACATTGGTACTGAGCTAACTTGGCCAATCTACTGGGATGGCGCACTAGGCAAAGCGAAAATGGACCTAGATCGTGCATCGACAGCGCTTAACGATAAGTTGGCAGCGACTGGCGGTAGTGCAAACGTAGCGGTTCTTAAGTCTGTTGTTACTCAGGCAAGTTCTGCAATCCCTGTAATGCCACTGTACATTGCAATGGTATTCAAGAAGATGCGTGAAGAAGGCGTACACGAAGGTTGTATGGAACAGATTTACCGCATGTTCAGCGAGCGTCTATACAAAGAAGACGGCAGCGCAGCAGAAGTGGACGAGAAAAACCGTCTACGTCTGGATGACTGGGAACTACGTGAAGACATCCAGCAACACTGCCGTGACCTATGGCCGCAGATCACTAGTGAAAACCTAAAAGAACTGACTGACTACGTTGAGTACAAAGAAGAGTTCTTGAAGCTATTCGGCTTTGGCGTTGACGGTGTGGATTACGAAGCAGACGTGAACCCAGCAGTAGAAGCTGATTTCATCGCGATCTAA